In Mycolicibacterium nivoides, the DNA window GGCGTGCCCGGCTTGAACTGCGCCCGGCCCGTAACCGCCTCGTTGTTCGACCGCACTTCCGCGCCAACCTGCAACGCATGGTTGGTGTCGTCCATGACGAACCGGCTGATATTCGCGCCCGCACGAGCACGCTGAGACAGACCCGGCGTGTCATCGTTACGCGACCCCGGCAGCCACGACAACGGATTGTTGTAGCCATACAGCAGATCGCTAAGCGAGAACGAAGCCCCCGACTTCTCAAACAGCTCCCGAGCCTGATTATCACCCGTAAGCGCCCGAGCCAGAACATCATTGTTGATCTGAGCTTCCGGCTTACGCTGCTTATTCAGCAGGTTAAGGAAATTCGCGTCATCCTCACCAACGAACGAAGCCAAAGGCTTAGAGTTCAGCTCGTCAAGGATCGCCTTACGCGCCGTCCCGATAACCTGGTCACGTGCAGCCTGATTCGTCGGCGTCAACGCCTGCCCGAACAGCTCCCGGTTAATGTTGAACTCACTCTGAGCCAACCCCGGCAGATCACGCGGCTTAGCATCCGACTCGTTAGGATCAACGAAACCACCAGCCCGGCCCAACTTCTCAGCCAAACCCTGCTGCGTCAACGACCCCGACAGCGCATCCATTTCGCCGCGCAACCGCGCAACCATGTCCGCGTGGTAAGCAGTCGACTCAGCGGCCTCCTGCTGCGCATTCACGTACTGGTTGAGCAACAGTGCAGCCACCGCGCTCACGCCCACAGCGATAGGCCCACCAACAGCCATCAAGCTACTGAAACGCGAAGCCTTACCGTTAGCGCCGGAACTACCGTTACCAAACGCGTTCGACACCAGGTCAAGCGCCTTCGTGAGGCCGTCTATCCCAGTCTTAACGCCCGTTAGGATCGGCTGGATAGTCCGCCAGCCAAGCCACGCATACAGGATCGTCTGAATTAGCGCCGGATGGTTCTTAAGTAGAGTCGCCGCCGTATTTAGGAACGGCAACAGCATGTTGGCCCACCGCTGAGCCGCATCCTGAACATTCTTGAGAATGCCCGGAATCTGCTCCAACGTCGGACGCCACTTCTGGAACTCAGCACGCGCCTCGTAGAAAAAGTCCTTAAGCTTCTTTTGCCCCTCGGCACTCTTAAGGAAATCCGCCAGACGCTTAGTGCCATCGCTAAGCAAGTCAAGTAGGCCGCGGCCTCCCGTACCGGTGAACGCCTCACTGACAGAGTTCATGATCGAACCGATATTCAGCAGAGTGTTACCCAGATCGGTTAGCGCCTTAAGGCCCGAGTCGATCCACTTATCAAGACGGCCATCGTCGTCAGCCGCAGACACGAAGTTCTCAAACCGCGTCATCACGTCACCAAAGGCGTCCGCTAGACGTGGCAGCGAATCAGAGCTAGCCGCCGTTAGGCGCAGCACCCCACCCACCAACGGATCAATAGCCCGAGTGAGTAGGTTCTGCGCGTCCTCCGTGTTACCGAACAGGCGCTCTAGGAATCCCTGATTCTTGCTATCGCCTAGTGAGGAGATAGCCGCGCGCAGGTTGCCGTTAATGGCCCCTGCAATGCCCGTCAAGCCACGTTCAAGCAACGGCAGGCCCGTACCCGCCAAGCCCTGGATATCGGACCCCAGATTGGCGAATAGTCGATCCTGCACAGCCATACGTAGGTCCAGCCACGCACCACTGAGCGACCGCACCCGATTAACAAAGTCCTGAGCATTCGGAGACAGGTTGCCCATAGCGTCCACGAGCTTTTTGACCGCAGTAGAGCCGTCCGCAGCCTGCTCAAGCGCCGAAGTCAAACGCTCCGTCGCCGCGACCACCGCGTCACTGCCCTGGACGCCCTTAGCGTTAGCCTCGGCTACGTCCTCTTGTAGTCGCAGATTCCGCCGACGAGTCTCCGTAAGCTGGCCCTCAGCCCTGCGAATACCAAGCTGATCCTTCTGCATCTGCCACGCCGACTTGCCAACCTTGTCGTTAGCCTCGGCCATCGCCTCTTGCAGGTTCATCATCGCTTCGGCTTCATCCAGCGGAGCGTCACGCATCTGCGCGTTCAAATCCTCAAGATTCCGGCGAGCATCCCGAATGGCGTTATTAAGATCGCGCGTCGAATCCCGCACCGCGCGGTTAGCGTCACGCTGCTGACGCGCAGACTCCACCGCGCTCTGCTGAGCCTGAGACTGCGCCTTGAACGCGTCCGCCAGGCCACGAGAGCCGACCATCGCCGCCCCGAAAGACGACGCCAAACCGCCAACAATGCCCGGCAGAACCAAAGACGACTGCGCCAACTGCACGATTGACGTATTCAGCGACCCCAGAATCAAACCGAGCTGCGAAAGCTGCGCCATCCCGGCCACCGCAATGTTCAGGGTCAAACCACGCCGCGTCTGATCCTTTAGGTCAGTGACCTTCCGCTTAATCGACGTGATCTGGTGCGTAACCTGCTGTTCCTCAATCCGAAGTCGGATCGGGTCACGTTCGGCAGCCTGCTTAGCCGACTCAATCTCAGCCAGCATTTCAGCGGTCTTTGCCTCAACCTTGACCTCGACAGACTCGCGCACCGTCTGTAGTTGTGTCCGTAGCTTCTGGTGGAAACTATTGGCACCCTTCCCAAGCGTGGGCACCATAAGTACCCCCGCTTGGGCGGCAATATATTCAGCCACAGTGCCCCCTCTATTAAGTTGTTATTCAGTTATAATTTGACCCACTTAGCCTTAGCCGACTCAACGCCACGCGCCATAGCCGCCTCTAGCCCAGTGTTAACCTTCTGCTCCTTACGGCGCTTCCGTTCCTTTTCAGCCGGAAGCTCAGGACGCGGATAAGGCTTAAAGTCGTCCGCATTGCGCACCCGACCGGCCTGCACCTGATCGGCGATGTAGAACAAAGCGTCCAGCTCAGCCGTCCAACCAAACAGCGGCGGCTTACTAGCCTTCCAATCTTCATCCTTAGCGCTAGCTTGCAGCTCAATTACGTCAGGGTCTTGCAAGTACATTGCCTGCGTGTAAGAGCCACGGATTTGCAGCAGAGTTTCGTAGAACATGATGAACTGATCCCAGTTCCGACGTGACGCATAACGAGCGCCCATATCGCTCCCGTACCGCTCCTGGCAATACCCGCACCGGCACGGCGCTGCGAAGTAGTCAAGGGCATTGACGTGCAAGATCGTTTGGAAATCCCAACAGATCGCACGCCAATACCGCTCAACAATGTCCGCAGCGTAGATTACTTTCCCGAGTCCTTATCCCCGAAAAAGTGCTCGTTGTACTTAGCCATAAACGCGTTCCACACCTGCACAGGCTGAGGATCGAACAGCTCCATAGCGCGGTCATAGTCATCGCCGAAGATGATGCGCTGAGCCTCTTCCTCGGTCGTGGCCTTGATCAGCGCATTCGCCTGCTTCTTAGTCGGGTTCTTAACAACCAGACCAGGCGCAACAGGCAGCGGATCAGGCACCCGCACCGACGCAATCAGATCAGCAAACACAGTCCCGACCAGCTCGTCCAGCACCTTGTTTTCTTCCATAAGATTCTTTCCCCCTTAGATAATTCAGACAACAAAGGGAGAGGGGAGCGAACCTAAGCCCGCTCCCCTCATTCCCCCCAAACTGCGACTAAGCAGTAATGGTCACCGTGGCCGTAGCCGTCAGAGACCCCTTCTTAGCCGTGATCGTCGCGGTACCAGCCGCAACACCGGTCACCAGACCGTTAGCCGAAACGCTCGCCTTAAGCGGATCGCTCGACTCAAAGGTGCAATCCGGCGTGTAGTTAATGCCGTTGTCACCCTCAACCAGAAGCTGAGCCGTATGGCTCGCGCCCGTAGCCACCGTGACAGTCGGAGCGTTAGGCGTAATCGTCAGAGCGGTCAGCGCCCGGCCAAAGCCAGCCGTAGCCACAATGTCGCGCCAGCCCGGCCCCGCGAAGCCCTGAGCCACCGAGTAGCCCACAACATCGTCACGGAACGCCTTAAGCGTCGGCTTGTACTCAATAACGTTGTCGTCGTTGAGCGTCTGGTTATCAACCCGATCCAGCTTCACCTTCGGCATCAGCCAGTAGACCCAAACCTCACGGTCGTTACGGTCATCCAGGCCAACCAGGATCGCCCGGTAGTAGATGTTCTTCGGCACCTTAGGCGCTTCCAGAACAATGCCGCCGAACTCAGAAGGCTCGATGTCCGTGAAGTCCTGAGTCCAGATCAGCTCAAGCACGTTGCGCTGGTTCTGGTACATCGAGAAATCGAACGTCGTGGTCCGCTTGTTGATAATCGTGCGGATAGGCTCAGGCTCGCCGTAAGCCTCAATATCCTTCGAGTCGAACTCGTTACCGAGCGTAAGACCCGCCTGCTTCTGGAAATGGCCCACAGACTTGTAGCCAGCAGGAATTTCCAGCGACCCGTCAACGGCAGACTCAAGCGTTAGCGCAGGAGTAGCCGAATACGGAGCCAGAAGCACGGTAAGGTTCAGAGGCGCAATCGCTAGGTCGGCCTGCGCGTCCTTAATCGTGTAAAAATCCGTCATATTAAGTTGTCCTTATTCAATTATTCGCTAAGGGCTACCCGTCAGCCCATGCCACAAGGCATAAAGAAACTGCTTGTAGTTCTTAGCGGTTTTCATCGACACAGAAACTTGGAACGTCGCCGTGACAACGCGGTTGTCGATCCTCTGATTCGGTGTTAGCAATTGCGGCCCGGCCACTTCTTTATCGCAGCGAATCTGCGCCGTGTACCCGTCAGCCATCTTGAACTTGTCCCCCTGCATCGGCAGCAGGATCGAACGGACAAAGTTCATAAGCTCCCACGAATCATCGCGCGAGCCAGTAACGGCCATGACCTGCAACTGGCACTCATCCTTACGGGCGTCCCAGTCGACCTGGCCCCCCGGCATCCGGAAGAACCACAACGTAGGGTCAGGGTCCGCATTATCAAGCCAGTCGTCAGGCAACCAACACCCCGACTCATAATTCGGCAGTAGTTTCGTGAAAATGTCGATAAACAGGTTCTCGATGTTTACGAAATTATTTTCGTACCAATCCGGCAGAACCAAAGACATAAGCCCCCCTTAAGCGCCGTTCTTCGCCTTAACGACAGCCACGGCTTTCTTCAAATCCTTATGCGCAGGGAAGTCCCAACCCGAAGGCGGATTACCACCGTCGCCGTGCTCATGAAGAACGCCGTAAAAGAACAGGTCGCCAGGATTAGGGTTACGTGGACTGTGCCAAGTCGACACAGCCGTCTCGCCGCCAACAGTGACGTGCGAAACCCAGCGGTCATTCTTCTTACCGCCAATGATCGTTTCAGCACCGGCAGACGACATAAGCTTTCCGGACCGCTTAGCAACACCCGCCCGATAGGCAAGCACGACCTCCTGGCCGATAATGCCCATGAGCAGTTCCATCTCTGGACCAAGCAGCAGTTTCGCCAAACCAGGGTTAGGGACCGGAATGTGAATGTCAGTAAGCCTGTGACCAATCGTTGTGCCAGCCGCAGGCATTACCCATTCACCGCCTCCACCTGAAACACCACATAGCCGAAGTCGTACCCATCAAAGGCGTGCCCCTGATCCCACATCGAATGACCAACGACGGTGTAAACCTCGCCGTTGCCACGCTCGATGCGATCCCGAGCCTTAACGTCCGCGCCCCGCTTCACATACAGCTCCGCAGTCAGGCTCGAACTCTCCCCCTTGAAATTCTGCTTCCGGCCAAACTTATTGGTGCTGGTCCCCGGCCCCCACGCAAAAATGCCCTTAACCGTGCCGTGAACCTCTTTGTTCGGATTGCCGTACTTATCCGTATCGCCCCGGCGAACGGTTAAAGTCTCCTCGTTCACCAGGGCACCACGTCTCCGTAACCGTCGTCCTCGCTACAGAACGGGAACATGCTGCCCCCGTATCGGATAAAGGCCGTCTTACCGGCCCAAGGCCGTCCTTCCTCGCCGCGAGAAGTGCTCACCGTCTGTAGACCCCCCGACCGCTTAAAGCGCTTAAGGATCGCCATTTCAGCCGGGTAAAAGAACCCGTCCGGTGGCTGGGAATACTGGACGCTGAACGGACCCATCTGCCGCGAAATCACGCGGTCAGGGTTCTTAAGCTCCCGGCGGGACGCCTGCAACACAACAGCCCGCACATCATCAGGAACGTCGGCGGGGGCGTCGGGCCACGCTCGACCCGACACCACCCGCGCCCACGAAGAAACGATGTCTAGAACAAGCTTGGCCTGCTCTAGCTCATCGCCTTCAAACGTCTGAGACATGAGGGTCTGCAAGTCCTCAATGGACGCTAGACCCGCCATAAGAGCCTCGACTAAGGAACGGTGACCGTAGCGGTAGCCGTCTTAGCCGCACCACCCTGAGGCGGAACGTAAGAGGCCGTGATCACCGACGTACCAGCCGCAACACCCGTCACCAGGCCAGAAGCCGAAACGGTCGCGTTGCTGGCCGTGGCCGACTGGAACGTGCAGCGAGCCGTCACGTCCGTGCCGTTGTCGTCACGCACCTTGAGCTTCCGCGTACCCGTCCGAGTCGCAAGCGCGAAGTCGCCACCCACAATCGAGATACCCGAAGCGGTTAGCTGTAGCTCCACAGCGCGGACGAACGACCCGTCGACCTCAGTCACAACCTTGCGGCCAGTGAACACGTCAAGCAGGGTCCGGTCCCCAAGCTGGCTGTAGTCGTAGTCAGCCAGCCAACGCAGAGCCACGTTGTTAGCCGAGAACGAAGCACCAGCCTTAGCGCCCTCAGGCACAACCGGAGTCCGGTAAGCCAGGATGAAGGCCGTACGGTGCCACAGATAAGCCTTATCCGGAGCGATAGCCAGCGAACGAACCACGTTCATGCCAGCCAGACGACCCACATGGGCCTCACGCAGAGCCGAGTTGGCCTGATCGCCAGACCAATCAGCATGACGGAACTGCTTATCCTTAGCCAGAGCCGCAGCCACAGCAGACCCGACCACCAGGACACGGCCATCGGTAGGCACGAATGCCTCACCCATGCGCTGGTCAGCCGTGATGAACGACGGAACCGTATCCGACGGATCAATCAGAATCGTCTCCTCATACGGAGCGCCCTCGATCAGCTCAGCAATGTAATCCTCAAGCTCGAAAGCAACAGCCGAGACCTGCGGCACAAGCACCTGCGACGTGTAGTCGCGGATATCCAACGTGCGCTGCTCGTCCGTGAACTTAAGCGCGGCGTAGATGTGCTTATCCAGCGTCACGCCGAATGAATGCTCAACCAGCTCAGAAGCGACGACCGTACGGTCCGTATCGCGCAGGTCTCGCCGGTTAGCCGTGGTGATGGCAGGAACGCGCACGGTAATCGTGTCATTCTTAGAACCACCGAAATTGGTCAGCGGGTTAGTCCACACCAGGCCAGGTAGAACGATCTCGCGCTGTAGCTGCTTAACGCCAATCTCAGCGACGAGTTCCGGCTTCACGAAAATGTGTGCCATATGTTTCTCCTATTAATTTGTTATTAAGTTATTGACTGCTAATTAAGCGCTGCCGCGAGGAATATCCTTAAGAATGTCGTCGGCACTAAGCTCCAAACCATCGTCCGACTGATCACCAGTCGACGTGAAAGTCATGCGAGCCTTAGGGGACTGAGTAGGCGGCTTCTTCTTATCGCCGTCCTCGTCCTTCTCGACCTTCTGTTCGCTCTTTGGCAAGCCCTCTAGAAGATCCTCAATGTCTGCGCGAATATCTTCCTCAGAATCTCCCTGAACCCGCTTAGCGAGCTTCTTAGGCAGACCCATTTCATCCGCAATATCGCGTACCAACTCATTCCGTTCAGCCTTAGTCAGCTTCTCGGTCAGCTTGGTTAGCTCACCCTCGGCCTTCTCGGCACGGCGAGTCAGCTTCTCGATATCCGACCCCTTCTCAGCCTCAAGCTTGTCGAACTGCTCGGCCTTGGTCTTAAAGTCCTCAAAGCCTTCGTACTTCTTCCGCTCACGCGCCACCCGGCGCGCAACAGCCTTATCGAACTCATCCTGAGAGGTAATCGCCTTAAACGTGCTCTCAGACTTCTCAACGGGATCGCCGCCAGTAGGATCGGTCTCGACAGGATCATTGTTGTCAGGGTCAATATCAGACATAGAAAATTCCTCAAAAAGCCAGTCAATAAAACGCGTGACTGTTCCGCGTCCTAAGCGATGCTTAGTCTCTTAATCGAATCGTCAATGAACTTGACGTTTGGCGAATCCGCCTTAAACCCGCGAGCTAGAAGTCGCTCACGGTTCTTTTGAACGTCGGCAATAATCTTCCGGCGCTCGCTTAAATCCAGCACATCTGCGCTGTAAGGTGGGGGCGGCGTATAGTTCCGGCGAAAGTTCGCCTCAGGCGACAAATACTTGCCGTCCACGTAATTGCCGTGACCATACTGTTCCCACAAATCAAGGAAATACTTAGCGCGCTCATCCCATTTGTCTTTTTCACTAAAGACCGGTCGCATCGTGCATTGACAGTTGTCATGCACCTTCGCCGGTCCATCACCGATGAACGCGCGCCTCGTGCCCTTGTCACTATTGGAGGACCACTTAACCTCCCGAACCTTGCGATTCGAGACAGCGAAAGCGTCCTCTTTGTAGAAAACCGCACCCTGTGACGCCAAGATGGCGCAGAAGTAGCACGGATTGTTGTCGGTCTTACGCGCGTACCCGATAGCCTTACCCTGCTTTAAACGCCGGGGGGCCTCTCGCTGCACGAACTGCAAAACCTCGGAGCGACCGCCGTCAGTCGCCTTAGTGGCACCCGTCCCTTCGGACTTAGCCTTACCGGCTTCCATCGCTTCCGCCTCAGGCTTAGCGCGCGCAACTTGGCGCTTAACCTCAACCGGACCACGAACCCGCATCGCAGTTTGAATGTCCTGCACGGGAAAATTAACCGCCGCCTTCACAGGTGGCGTAGCGTCTGGCTCACTCGCAAACAAAGCCCGCTGCACATACTCAAACGCCGCTTCGCTGGATTCATCCCAGCCCATTTTGATTTGTAGCGTGGTGGCGTGCAGCCAAGACGGAGTTGACCCGTCCAGATCGCCAAAGTTAATGATCGGCCACAGCAGGGCCAGGCCCGCCGCAGTCGTCGCCGCGATCTGCTCCTGGCGCTCGACATGCTGAGTCGCATACCAAGCGGCCAGGGCAGGAACCGCGATCAACGGAAGAGTGGCCTTGTCGTCCCTATCGTCCTGGTCGTCCTCGGCCACCCATCCCCCTTATTCAGTTATGCAGCCCTACTCGACGGGTCGTTACCGTTCACCCCGCCGGACTTCTTAGGCGTCCGCTTGGACGTAGAGCTGGTCTTGCGCGCAGCCGGAGCCGCCCCACCGGCAGGCTGAGCCGGAGCCGCCTTAGCGACCTCCACAGCCTGCTTCCGCTGAGCCTCCGCATTCTGCTTAGCCAAATCCTTCTGAGCCTTAGCCTGCGCATCCTGCAACGCCTTCTGGACATCGCCCTGCGCCTCAATGACCTGCTTCTGCGTATCAACCTCAATCTCGGCTGCGAACTCGCCGCCAGGACCATTAGCCGTCCACCACAAGAGCATCTGCGTCATCTCGTCGTCGTCGTTGAAGTGCTCGCGCATCGTCTCAACGTCCGTCTTAGTAATGCCCGGAATCAGACCCCATAGGAACTCCTTAGGCATACCCAGCATCGTCGCGGCCTTGCCATAAGCGTCCACAGCCTGAGCCAGCGACCGCACCGACGTGTCCTGCCACGACACACTGGCCGTGAAGTCACGCGCGCCCGCCGCATCACCCTCGACATGCGCCGCAAGCCGAAGCAACTGGTTATGCGCCGACCCAAACGTCACCTGACGCTCATAAAGCTTCTGGATCGTGCCCTTAGTGGCCGCTGTAAGCGCATCTGCCGAAAGATTGGCAAGCTGCCCATTAAGAATCCACACCGGCACCTGAGCGTTGTTAGCGAGGATTTCAACGTCCTGCGTATGCGCCGCGATAAAGCCATCAAGGCTCGTCTCCGGCAGCGTGTAGAACTTCGCCTCATGATTGCCGTGCATCAGAATGTCGTCCTGAGCCAGGATCAACTTCGCGCGCTGCTGCTCCTCCGGCGTAGCGTCCTCAGACAGGTCGTCAATGCCAGTAGCAACCTTGACCTTCCAAGAGTTGTAATGCTGAGCCAACAGACGGTCGTAATCGGTCTTGTCGATCTTCGACGCCACCGGCACCAGATACTCGACCTCACCCATAGTGAAGCCGTCCAGGTCCATCATGTTCACGTACCGCACAAACGGGCACACGCCCACGCCGTGACGTACCTTCTTAATCGTCTGCTCGTTAGGGAAGCTCCCCGGCGACGGCATCTTAAGCTCGTAATAGAACTCGTCCGTATACAGCCGCACATACTTACCGTTAGCGGCAAGCTCTAGCGCATACCGTGGGTACTCGTCATTGATCTGATCCTCATAAAGGGCCAGCAGACGACGCGGAGACACACCACGAATCTCAGCCTGATTCTTACCGTCCCACGCCTCACCCGGCAGCACGCGCGCATACGCATACCCATAGGTCAGCGCGGCCCGGTGAATCGCAATCTG includes these proteins:
- a CDS encoding Ig-like domain-containing protein; protein product: MTDFYTIKDAQADLAIAPLNLTVLLAPYSATPALTLESAVDGSLEIPAGYKSVGHFQKQAGLTLGNEFDSKDIEAYGEPEPIRTIINKRTTTFDFSMYQNQRNVLELIWTQDFTDIEPSEFGGIVLEAPKVPKNIYYRAILVGLDDRNDREVWVYWLMPKVKLDRVDNQTLNDDNVIEYKPTLKAFRDDVVGYSVAQGFAGPGWRDIVATAGFGRALTALTITPNAPTVTVATGASHTAQLLVEGDNGINYTPDCTFESSDPLKASVSANGLVTGVAAGTATITAKKGSLTATATVTITA
- a CDS encoding phage portal protein, producing MAIELPEEISDGDVRKFVENTLWPEFVRRRDKLDKIANWARGEQPDYLIQNANPEKRALLKLAKTPWLGLVVTHFTQALFVDGYRAEGSKENTKGPWQTWNANNMQSRQIAIHRAALTYGYAYARVLPGEAWDGKNQAEIRGVSPRRLLALYEDQINDEYPRYALELAANGKYVRLYTDEFYYELKMPSPGSFPNEQTIKKVRHGVGVCPFVRYVNMMDLDGFTMGEVEYLVPVASKIDKTDYDRLLAQHYNSWKVKVATGIDDLSEDATPEEQQRAKLILAQDDILMHGNHEAKFYTLPETSLDGFIAAHTQDVEILANNAQVPVWILNGQLANLSADALTAATKGTIQKLYERQVTFGSAHNQLLRLAAHVEGDAAGARDFTASVSWQDTSVRSLAQAVDAYGKAATMLGMPKEFLWGLIPGITKTDVETMREHFNDDDEMTQMLLWWTANGPGGEFAAEIEVDTQKQVIEAQGDVQKALQDAQAKAQKDLAKQNAEAQRKQAVEVAKAAPAQPAGGAAPAARKTSSTSKRTPKKSGGVNGNDPSSRAA
- a CDS encoding P22 phage major capsid protein family protein; this translates as MAHIFVKPELVAEIGVKQLQREIVLPGLVWTNPLTNFGGSKNDTITVRVPAITTANRRDLRDTDRTVVASELVEHSFGVTLDKHIYAALKFTDEQRTLDIRDYTSQVLVPQVSAVAFELEDYIAELIEGAPYEETILIDPSDTVPSFITADQRMGEAFVPTDGRVLVVGSAVAAALAKDKQFRHADWSGDQANSALREAHVGRLAGMNVVRSLAIAPDKAYLWHRTAFILAYRTPVVPEGAKAGASFSANNVALRWLADYDYSQLGDRTLLDVFTGRKVVTEVDGSFVRAVELQLTASGISIVGGDFALATRTGTRKLKVRDDNGTDVTARCTFQSATASNATVSASGLVTGVAAGTSVITASYVPPQGGAAKTATATVTVP
- a CDS encoding NlpC/P60 family protein, whose amino-acid sequence is MAEYIAAQAGVLMVPTLGKGANSFHQKLRTQLQTVRESVEVKVEAKTAEMLAEIESAKQAAERDPIRLRIEEQQVTHQITSIKRKVTDLKDQTRRGLTLNIAVAGMAQLSQLGLILGSLNTSIVQLAQSSLVLPGIVGGLASSFGAAMVGSRGLADAFKAQSQAQQSAVESARQQRDANRAVRDSTRDLNNAIRDARRNLEDLNAQMRDAPLDEAEAMMNLQEAMAEANDKVGKSAWQMQKDQLGIRRAEGQLTETRRRNLRLQEDVAEANAKGVQGSDAVVAATERLTSALEQAADGSTAVKKLVDAMGNLSPNAQDFVNRVRSLSGAWLDLRMAVQDRLFANLGSDIQGLAGTGLPLLERGLTGIAGAINGNLRAAISSLGDSKNQGFLERLFGNTEDAQNLLTRAIDPLVGGVLRLTAASSDSLPRLADAFGDVMTRFENFVSAADDDGRLDKWIDSGLKALTDLGNTLLNIGSIMNSVSEAFTGTGGRGLLDLLSDGTKRLADFLKSAEGQKKLKDFFYEARAEFQKWRPTLEQIPGILKNVQDAAQRWANMLLPFLNTAATLLKNHPALIQTILYAWLGWRTIQPILTGVKTGIDGLTKALDLVSNAFGNGSSGANGKASRFSSLMAVGGPIAVGVSAVAALLLNQYVNAQQEAAESTAYHADMVARLRGEMDALSGSLTQQGLAEKLGRAGGFVDPNESDAKPRDLPGLAQSEFNINRELFGQALTPTNQAARDQVIGTARKAILDELNSKPLASFVGEDDANFLNLLNKQRKPEAQINNDVLARALTGDNQARELFEKSGASFSLSDLLYGYNNPLSWLPGSRNDDTPGLSQRARAGANISRFVMDDTNHALQVGAEVRSNNEAVTGRAQFKPGTPNPFAGLGSPSPYYEPGGQGAAGVRVDMRFGDIQRNHPDLVENIRKNGGRFEELADGTVIHLDADRAGMYLQPAPTAATGGMLSGPGTGRSDSILARVSNGEFITRADSVAKYGQEFFHALNKGEIDPSMLPGFDGGGLVGSPFDPVPLPISGFAPKPLAPVPPAPPGAFDAPTPLDMLPKPVIPIPDLANPGLFDPSTGKYGAAPASATQRPLKPGVDGDKGESSGPNVPPTDPRSPAYPAHGLGGSPGPGNGIPHLTGAAPGSTPTVAGLALPGLTPQAGMPGSVPNPGLTPSANDPMGLAGLPKELQPVGILEQIGEILLSAVLGFFGIDPTYFNIGKRIFTGLTGSKDDQNKPRDADPQVQQIIDGYPTDLQAQNPFVGTLNSGSVSPAAQRASNMAELMAGKPYVWGGSGLDGTDCSGLVMYVADALNGKPFAGRTGGTGGFAQAIPAKGGVLIADPSQAPPGTYRIGWNASHTAATLPDGRNIESSTYGKPIAVGSGASGYNDPQFTNWAYFPLPGFASGGFLSGAGTGRSDSMLARVSNGEFITRADSVAKYGRGFFEAINSGRIDPSMLPGFAPGGMPLPPVTPLPTPQPAPPPPVATAAPNGAPADPAVPPPPVEPVVPTETAEQALGGLGSALSGTNAGPSGQLPGAAAPEGATPGVDPRSVAGAAPTNLDHNNPALSKGIQSGFTHVGSLIATAASMGAGAAGAAAPGAGAAGGAAGAGIQAGAQIAGQVASGAVNILSSLLVGTLSGGSSPNAYGAPVLPQQPQGGGLGGPAVVNNYGDIHTASYDQFYQGQQRREAQTQAPFLPMK